One region of Mucilaginibacter gotjawali genomic DNA includes:
- a CDS encoding lytic transglycosylase domain-containing protein: MKRIFTLIFCLLFLQVVKAASFSAAFAADFSSKNIHLLKIPYNYNPGDDRDTVILPIVNQPAPLTGEYNIFKKRLDSLKRDVPLDYNEYVQSYIEIYARNREEMGRVLGLTKYYFPIYEKAFKDAGIPDELKYLSIVESKLDPYAVSRVGATGPWQFMFTTARLYGLNMDDYVDDRRDPIQATYAAAAYLKDAYQEFGDWLLAIASYNCGKSNVEHAIDKAGAADFWSIRQYLPAETRGYVPAFIAVTYLMNCYAHHNIIPQACDYALKTDTVLVNKYVSLGDVAQVLNIDVRALAMLNPSYKRQIINGTAALPRRMVIPQVDKSKFGVLYDALNNSNLQVTAPVVMHAAYAEKKTDSHPLYHKVRRGETLSDIADLYGIEVQDLKAWNHLHGKKAIVGQKLKLRETADEPDQEATPKHSHNYITYIVKRGDTLSGIASKFDGASVEKIKSLNGLKKGQLQPGMTIKISKG, from the coding sequence ATGAAGAGAATATTTACTTTAATTTTCTGCTTGTTATTTTTGCAAGTAGTTAAAGCAGCCTCTTTTTCAGCAGCGTTTGCTGCTGATTTTTCTTCCAAAAACATTCACCTGCTTAAAATTCCTTATAATTATAACCCTGGTGATGACCGTGATACCGTTATTTTACCCATCGTAAATCAGCCCGCGCCTTTAACCGGCGAATACAATATTTTCAAAAAACGCCTTGATTCCCTTAAAAGGGATGTTCCGCTGGATTATAACGAATATGTGCAAAGCTATATTGAAATATACGCTCGTAACCGCGAAGAAATGGGGCGTGTACTCGGTTTAACCAAATATTACTTCCCTATTTACGAAAAAGCATTTAAAGATGCCGGGATCCCGGATGAACTGAAATATTTATCCATTGTTGAATCAAAGCTCGACCCTTATGCTGTTTCAAGGGTTGGTGCTACCGGCCCCTGGCAGTTTATGTTTACTACGGCAAGGCTTTATGGCTTAAATATGGATGATTACGTAGACGACCGGCGCGACCCGATACAGGCCACCTACGCTGCTGCCGCATATTTAAAGGACGCTTACCAGGAATTTGGCGACTGGCTGTTGGCCATTGCATCATATAATTGCGGTAAAAGTAACGTTGAACATGCGATAGATAAAGCCGGTGCTGCCGATTTTTGGTCGATTCGCCAGTATTTACCTGCCGAAACAAGGGGATATGTGCCGGCATTTATAGCCGTTACTTATTTGATGAATTGTTATGCGCACCACAATATTATCCCGCAGGCTTGCGACTATGCCTTAAAAACCGATACCGTGTTGGTAAACAAATATGTTTCCCTTGGCGATGTGGCCCAGGTACTGAATATTGACGTAAGAGCATTGGCCATGCTGAATCCTTCATATAAAAGGCAGATTATAAACGGGACAGCTGCGTTACCACGCAGAATGGTGATCCCGCAGGTGGATAAAAGTAAGTTTGGCGTATTGTATGATGCGTTAAACAATTCAAATTTACAAGTTACTGCACCGGTTGTTATGCATGCTGCCTATGCAGAAAAGAAAACAGACAGCCATCCGCTTTACCATAAAGTAAGAAGAGGGGAGACGCTTAGCGATATTGCCGATCTCTACGGAATTGAAGTGCAGGACCTGAAAGCCTGGAATCACCTGCACGGAAAAAAAGCCATAGTAGGGCAAAAACTTAAGCTCAGAGAAACTGCAGACGAGCCTGATCAGGAAGCAACACCAAAACATAGCCATAATTATATTACATACATAGTAAAGAGAGGTGATACACTTAGCGGGATAGCGTCCAAATTTGACGGGGCTTCTGTTGAAAAGATAAAATCGTTAAATGGTTTGAAAAAGGGCCAGCTTCAACCAGGCATGACCATAAAGATCAGTAAGGGATAA
- the gatA gene encoding Asp-tRNA(Asn)/Glu-tRNA(Gln) amidotransferase subunit GatA has product MTKSYTSLNEIKSEIASGDITVEKLVKGYLNKIAVNARLNAFNEVFEQEALTCAQEVDSRIKQGIAGKLAGMVIAIKDNICYKGHKVSASSKILDNFTSVYSSTIVERLLAEDAVIIGRCNCDEFAMGASNENSHFGPVKNFADESRVPGGSSGGSAVAVQAGMCHAAIGTDTGGSVRQPASFCGLVGLKPTYGRVSRHGIIAYASSFDQVGPITRSIADAALLLEVMAGPDEYDSTLANKAVPSYLPDNKPVSVKKIAYLQEAISSPGVDSEVKSNLVQYIDKLRNAGHIVKPIAFELLDFLVPAYYILAMAEASSNLSRYDGVHIGYRSPAAVDLLSTYKSSRSEGFGKEVKRRIMLGTFVLSAGYYDAYFAKAQKVRRMIREKTEAILKEYDFILVPTAPEPAFPIGRMEKDPVVTYLADIFTVQASLSGVPAISLPTGNNSKGLPLGLQLLAPHFEEKELLNFSEYFLGL; this is encoded by the coding sequence ATGACTAAATCATATACCTCTTTAAATGAAATAAAGAGTGAGATAGCCAGTGGGGATATTACAGTCGAAAAGCTTGTAAAAGGTTATCTTAATAAAATTGCGGTTAACGCCCGGTTAAATGCTTTCAACGAAGTTTTTGAACAGGAAGCGTTAACATGTGCACAAGAAGTAGATTCGCGTATTAAGCAAGGCATTGCCGGCAAACTGGCCGGTATGGTTATCGCCATAAAAGATAATATTTGCTATAAAGGACATAAGGTTAGCGCCTCCTCAAAAATCCTTGATAATTTTACCTCCGTTTACTCATCCACCATTGTTGAACGACTTTTGGCCGAAGATGCGGTGATTATCGGCCGGTGTAACTGCGATGAGTTTGCCATGGGCGCTTCAAATGAAAATTCGCATTTTGGCCCTGTAAAGAATTTTGCCGACGAAAGCCGCGTACCCGGCGGATCATCCGGTGGTTCAGCTGTTGCGGTGCAAGCCGGCATGTGCCATGCCGCAATTGGTACCGATACAGGTGGTTCAGTAAGGCAACCGGCTTCGTTTTGCGGGCTGGTAGGGCTGAAACCGACCTATGGCCGGGTTTCAAGGCATGGCATTATCGCCTATGCATCGTCTTTCGACCAGGTAGGCCCTATTACCCGTTCCATTGCTGACGCGGCACTTTTGCTTGAAGTGATGGCCGGGCCCGATGAGTACGACAGTACATTGGCCAATAAAGCCGTCCCGTCCTATCTTCCGGATAATAAACCTGTATCAGTAAAAAAAATCGCCTATTTACAGGAGGCTATATCAAGCCCGGGAGTTGACAGCGAAGTAAAAAGCAACCTGGTACAATATATTGATAAACTGCGCAATGCGGGCCATATAGTTAAGCCTATTGCTTTTGAGTTACTTGATTTCCTGGTCCCTGCCTATTATATTTTAGCAATGGCCGAGGCATCCTCAAACCTTTCACGGTACGATGGTGTTCATATCGGGTACCGCAGCCCGGCGGCAGTTGACCTGCTATCTACCTACAAAAGCTCCCGTTCCGAAGGTTTTGGCAAAGAAGTAAAACGGCGCATCATGCTGGGCACATTTGTATTAAGTGCCGGTTATTACGATGCCTATTTTGCAAAGGCTCAAAAAGTGCGGCGGATGATAAGGGAAAAAACAGAAGCTATTTTAAAGGAATATGATTTTATATTGGTGCCTACTGCACCCGAACCTGCATTTCCCATCGGCAGGATGGAGAAGGATCCTGTTGTAACTTACCTGGCAGATATTTTCACTGTTCAGGCATCCTTATCGGGTGTGCCCGCAATTTCTTTACCTACAGGCAATAATAGTAAAGGTTTGCCGTTAGGGTTACAATTGCTTGCGCCTCATTTTGAAGAAAAGGAATTGTTGAATTTTTCCGAATATTTCCTTGGGCTTTAA
- a CDS encoding Sec-independent protein translocase subunit TatA/TatB: MGLLEPMHVILIVFALLLLFGGRKIPELMKGLGKGMKEFKDAQNGESSSAPTNTNTNPTNNSDDKPRV, encoded by the coding sequence ATGGGACTTTTGGAACCAATGCACGTTATCTTAATCGTCTTTGCTTTATTACTTCTTTTTGGAGGCAGGAAAATTCCTGAACTAATGAAAGGTTTGGGCAAAGGCATGAAAGAATTTAAAGATGCACAAAACGGGGAAAGCAGCAGTGCACCAACCAATACCAATACAAATCCAACAAACAATTCGGACGACAAGCCACGGGTTTAG
- a CDS encoding Sec-independent protein translocase subunit TatA/TatB, which produces MIIIMVVALFLFGGEKLPEIARGLGKGIRDFKDASDGIKREINNQIYNYEEKQEQKKIEEKSTADQTETQNAPAESSSINLIKPVENTIPASEGYIYTGESTGINHPADDHNNVLNGNHSATHDEAASTGSETTKNS; this is translated from the coding sequence ATGATAATTATCATGGTTGTTGCTTTATTCCTTTTCGGGGGAGAAAAGCTTCCTGAAATAGCAAGGGGATTAGGGAAAGGGATCCGTGATTTTAAGGATGCTTCGGATGGCATAAAGCGGGAAATTAATAACCAGATATACAATTACGAAGAGAAGCAGGAACAGAAAAAGATCGAAGAAAAAAGCACCGCAGATCAAACTGAAACACAGAATGCACCGGCGGAATCCAGTTCGATTAATTTAATAAAACCGGTTGAAAATACGATACCGGCAAGCGAGGGGTATATTTACACGGGTGAAAGTACCGGAATTAACCACCCGGCTGACGACCATAATAATGTACTTAACGGTAATCATTCTGCGACGCATGATGAGGCTGCTTCAACCGGGAGCGAAACAACAAAGAATTCATAA
- a CDS encoding murein hydrolase activator EnvC family protein, whose amino-acid sequence MKFLKAVLFIVFVFAALAVHAQSSADLKRQRDELTRQLDQLNQEYDQTVNNKKATLKQLNLLKEKINLREEKINNINSEIRNLDNQIAESNSSVHNLQSQLSQLKKEYAAMVLFTYYNQSSYNKLMFIFAAKDFNQAYKRLKYLQQIGTYRERQAGYIQETQVELHVKINELDKNKKEKSTLLVDQLKEKESLGKEKETQVQVVADLSKHEGLLKQQQQDIQRKIAKTNKAINTAIRREIEEAKRKAEEEERARQREAAARAKAENKEAPVVKPRTAVKNLSNSEVLNATPEAARLSNDFLQNRGSLPWPVSTGSLKQGFGIYYDNEGIKNESYGWDIKTNQGASVRAVFNGEVTHISDVSGTYLVIIKHGEYFTAYSNLRSYNVKQGQKVTTKQVIGVVSTESSTGEAIVNFAIYKGLDPVNPKIWLVPN is encoded by the coding sequence ATGAAATTTTTAAAAGCAGTATTATTTATAGTTTTTGTTTTTGCAGCCCTTGCCGTACATGCCCAAAGCAGTGCCGACTTGAAACGTCAGCGGGATGAATTGACCCGGCAATTGGATCAACTAAACCAGGAATATGATCAAACGGTCAACAACAAAAAAGCAACGCTGAAGCAATTAAACCTGCTGAAAGAGAAAATCAACCTTCGTGAAGAAAAAATAAACAATATCAATTCGGAGATCCGGAACCTTGACAACCAGATTGCCGAAAGCAACTCTTCCGTCCATAATTTGCAGAGCCAGCTAAGCCAGTTAAAAAAAGAGTACGCGGCTATGGTGCTATTCACCTATTATAACCAAAGCTCGTACAATAAACTGATGTTTATTTTTGCCGCAAAAGACTTTAACCAGGCCTACAAACGTTTAAAATATTTACAGCAGATAGGTACTTACCGCGAACGCCAGGCAGGCTACATACAGGAAACCCAGGTTGAATTGCACGTTAAAATCAATGAACTGGATAAAAATAAAAAAGAAAAAAGCACACTGTTGGTTGATCAGCTGAAGGAAAAGGAGTCGCTGGGGAAAGAAAAAGAAACCCAGGTACAGGTGGTGGCTGATTTGTCGAAACACGAGGGGCTTTTAAAACAACAGCAGCAGGATATTCAGCGGAAGATAGCAAAAACCAATAAAGCAATAAATACTGCTATCCGCCGTGAAATTGAAGAAGCAAAGCGCAAGGCTGAGGAAGAAGAGAGAGCAAGGCAGAGAGAGGCAGCAGCCAGGGCTAAAGCTGAAAACAAAGAAGCGCCGGTTGTGAAACCGCGCACCGCTGTAAAAAATTTATCAAACAGCGAGGTGTTAAATGCTACGCCGGAAGCTGCAAGGCTTTCTAACGATTTTTTACAAAACAGGGGCTCCCTGCCATGGCCGGTAAGCACGGGGAGTTTGAAACAGGGTTTTGGAATTTATTACGATAATGAAGGAATAAAAAACGAAAGTTACGGATGGGATATAAAAACAAACCAGGGGGCTTCTGTCAGGGCTGTTTTTAACGGCGAAGTAACCCATATATCTGATGTAAGCGGGACCTACCTGGTAATTATTAAGCATGGTGAGTATTTTACCGCCTACTCCAACCTGCGTTCATATAATGTAAAACAGGGGCAAAAAGTAACCACCAAGCAAGTAATAGGAGTGGTATCAACAGAGTCATCAACAGGCGAAGCGATCGTGAATTTCGCTATTTATAAAGGCCTCGATCCGGTAAACCCTAAAATTTGGCTTGTACCCAATTAA
- a CDS encoding DUF4292 domain-containing protein, protein MVVKKAVAIDTVAKTVSIKTLKLNAIKASQTTFNTFSGKARAKLNINGDSNDVTLNIRIKSDQKIWISITAIAGIEVARALITPDSILLINRLQNVYVKKPFSYINKFAGSQATYKTLESLIIGNAIPELVSENSDVREENGGTVLSGNFSDFVFKVIFGPDLRPNQTNLSNQGAGQTLQVANSAFIQAGNKVIPSEIDLSSMVKDKKYWLICITLKMTLISRLIFRSAFRRGTGLQSKLTEMYIIQQAI, encoded by the coding sequence TTGGTAGTAAAAAAAGCAGTGGCAATTGATACCGTTGCAAAAACGGTTAGTATAAAAACCTTAAAACTGAATGCTATTAAAGCCTCGCAAACTACTTTTAATACTTTTTCGGGTAAGGCACGTGCGAAGCTGAATATAAATGGCGATAGCAATGATGTTACACTAAACATTCGTATCAAAAGCGATCAAAAGATCTGGATCTCTATTACTGCAATTGCCGGCATTGAGGTTGCACGGGCATTAATAACCCCTGATAGCATATTGCTGATCAATCGCCTTCAAAACGTGTACGTAAAAAAGCCATTTAGCTACATTAATAAATTTGCAGGGAGCCAGGCCACTTACAAAACACTGGAATCGCTGATCATAGGGAATGCGATACCCGAACTGGTGAGTGAAAATTCAGACGTCCGCGAAGAAAATGGCGGTACGGTACTCTCGGGCAATTTTTCGGATTTTGTTTTTAAGGTGATTTTTGGACCCGATTTAAGGCCTAATCAAACTAATTTAAGTAACCAGGGCGCTGGTCAAACACTGCAGGTGGCCAACAGCGCCTTCATCCAGGCGGGAAATAAAGTAATACCTTCTGAAATAGATCTGTCTTCAATGGTGAAAGATAAAAAATACTGGTTAATTTGCATTACGTTAAAGATGACTTTGATCAGCCGCTTGATTTTCCGTTCAGCATTCCGCCGCGGTACAGGCCTGCAGAGTAAACTTACAGAAATGTATATTATCCAGCAGGCAATTTGA
- a CDS encoding tetratricopeptide repeat protein, giving the protein MNDRENKSAKNSGIFARVLPAVFITVVALFLLQTKGAAQTIKGDNQGKVLTYADSVMVKDLFFKALREKTVENMVTAAELFQRVIQIDAANDAAMYELANLKKLKNDYSGAQGLLEKAVTINRDNTWYWTSLADCYEKTNNIDKLENVFDELIRLNPEKTDSYFDKANVYFHQQKYDEALQLYDKIELLSGPTDDLLADRQKIYLKQGKVDLAAKQLEKMISANPSEIKYYLFLSELYNANNFADKALKVLQNAEKINPGSGLVHLAMADIYRDKKDYEASYNQLTLAFAIPDVDIEQKIKIVMGYLPKFPDPDAKASALELSRILTLAHPDDSRAFAIYGDILLQNGKGKEARSAYQKSISLNNQVYEVQEQLVRIELADDDLDGAVKDGENSLSFFPNQAWMNYLVGLAWLQKKDFNKAISYIKNATSLEMQDKELLTQCYSSLGDCYHGVKDFKKSDLSYDKALEYNADNVFTLNNYAYYLSLRGEQLDKAAAMSKHSNDLQPNNASFEDTYAWILFKQKDYTGAKLWMEKALADDKNHSAVKSEHYGDIMFYLGNVDAAVENWKKAKANGDNSPVLDQKINERKYIE; this is encoded by the coding sequence ATGAACGACAGGGAAAATAAAAGCGCAAAAAATTCGGGCATATTCGCCCGCGTTCTGCCTGCTGTGTTTATAACAGTTGTTGCGTTGTTCCTGCTTCAAACCAAAGGTGCTGCTCAAACTATCAAGGGCGATAACCAGGGTAAAGTGCTTACCTATGCTGACAGCGTAATGGTAAAAGATCTTTTCTTTAAAGCCCTGCGCGAAAAAACAGTTGAAAACATGGTGACTGCCGCGGAACTTTTCCAGCGGGTGATACAAATTGATGCTGCCAATGACGCCGCCATGTACGAACTGGCCAACTTGAAAAAGTTAAAAAATGATTATAGCGGCGCCCAGGGCCTGCTCGAAAAGGCAGTAACAATTAACCGTGACAATACATGGTATTGGACATCACTTGCAGATTGCTACGAGAAAACCAATAATATTGATAAACTTGAAAATGTTTTTGACGAGCTGATCCGTTTGAATCCCGAAAAAACGGATAGCTATTTTGATAAGGCAAACGTTTACTTTCATCAGCAAAAATATGATGAAGCTTTGCAACTTTATGATAAAATAGAACTGTTATCCGGCCCCACCGACGATTTGCTGGCCGACAGGCAGAAGATCTATTTAAAGCAGGGTAAGGTTGATCTGGCGGCAAAGCAGCTTGAAAAAATGATCAGCGCAAACCCTTCTGAAATAAAATACTATTTGTTCCTTTCCGAATTATACAATGCCAATAATTTCGCCGATAAGGCGCTTAAGGTTTTACAAAATGCAGAAAAAATAAACCCCGGCAGCGGCCTGGTACACCTGGCCATGGCCGATATTTACAGGGATAAAAAGGACTACGAAGCCAGCTATAACCAATTAACTTTAGCTTTTGCTATACCGGATGTGGACATTGAGCAGAAGATAAAAATTGTGATGGGTTATTTGCCAAAATTTCCTGACCCTGACGCCAAAGCAAGCGCACTTGAGTTAAGCCGCATCCTTACCCTAGCACATCCTGATGATTCAAGGGCCTTTGCGATTTACGGTGATATTTTACTTCAAAACGGCAAAGGAAAGGAAGCCCGTTCGGCCTATCAAAAATCCATTTCGCTAAATAACCAGGTTTATGAGGTTCAGGAACAATTGGTGCGGATAGAACTTGCCGACGATGATCTTGACGGTGCTGTTAAGGATGGAGAAAATTCCTTGTCGTTTTTCCCTAACCAGGCCTGGATGAACTACCTGGTTGGCTTGGCCTGGCTCCAAAAAAAAGACTTTAATAAAGCAATCTCCTATATCAAAAATGCTACCTCGCTCGAAATGCAGGATAAAGAACTCCTTACGCAATGTTACTCCTCACTCGGCGATTGTTATCATGGCGTAAAAGATTTTAAAAAATCCGACTTGTCTTATGATAAAGCTTTGGAGTATAATGCTGATAATGTGTTCACTTTAAACAATTATGCCTATTATTTGTCGTTAAGAGGGGAGCAACTGGATAAAGCGGCAGCAATGTCAAAACATTCAAATGACCTGCAGCCAAACAATGCTTCGTTTGAAGATACCTACGCATGGATCTTATTTAAGCAAAAAGATTATACAGGTGCAAAACTTTGGATGGAAAAGGCGCTAGCCGATGATAAAAATCATAGTGCAGTTAAATCCGAACACTACGGTGATATCATGTTTTACCTCGGTAATGTGGATGCCGCCGTCGAAAACTGGAAAAAAGCTAAAGCAAACGGCGATAACTCGCCGGTTTTAGATCAAAAAATCAATGAAAGAAAATACATCGAATAA
- the dut gene encoding dUTP diphosphatase, producing MNIRIINKSKNSLPAYETAHAAGMDLRADLDAPIHLKPMERKLIPTGLYIELPEGFEAQIRPRSGLAYKYGIGIVNSPGTIDADYRGEIKVLLVNLSDQVFEINTGDRIAQMVIARHEKAIWQQVEELNETSRGAGGYGHTGVA from the coding sequence ATGAACATCAGGATAATTAACAAGTCGAAAAATAGTTTACCGGCTTATGAAACAGCCCATGCCGCAGGGATGGACCTTCGCGCTGATCTTGATGCACCGATACATTTGAAGCCAATGGAACGTAAACTGATCCCTACGGGCTTATACATAGAACTGCCCGAAGGCTTTGAAGCACAGATCCGCCCGCGAAGCGGCCTTGCTTACAAATATGGTATCGGTATCGTTAATTCGCCCGGCACCATTGACGCGGACTACCGCGGCGAAATTAAGGTTTTGCTGGTCAATCTGTCAGACCAGGTTTTTGAAATAAATACCGGCGACAGGATAGCCCAGATGGTGATTGCCAGACACGAAAAAGCCATATGGCAACAGGTGGAAGAGTTAAATGAAACCTCGCGCGGAGCCGGTGGTTATGGCCATACAGGCGTTGCATAA
- a CDS encoding lipopolysaccharide biosynthesis protein codes for MSTAKKFAGQTAIYGISTIAGRVFSFFLTPVYTGAFVPGVYGILTTLFSYASILNAVMAFGMETTFFRYLNKYENDRKRVYNNAFASVFTITILFLLLTMPFIGHIANFINVNKGTSASDYKIYIEFFIGVLVLDAWCVIPFARLRAEGKPGRYSLIKLINILIFIILNLIFIWGIPFWMAHHLPGAGFLSSWYIKGWVGYVFLSNLVSSAVTLLLLTPEFLKIRFDFDGKMLIEMYAYSWPVLIANLSFIVNENLDKILLGKLLPVKDLQDVGIYGACAKISLFLSIFIQAFRLGAEPFFFSHAKSKNSGQTYARIMDYFVITVCVIFVGLVANIEILKYFVHGHDARQTHIYWSGLGVIPPLVFGYVSLGIYMNLSVWYKLSDQTKYGLYISGVGAILTIVLNVLFIPKYSYMASAWASLAAYGSMMVLSYIWGQKNYPIPYDLKKNLAYIISSILIVYLSFYVFNRNIFVGNSLLLLFILTALYFEYKNLKAIFIKR; via the coding sequence TTGTCAACTGCAAAAAAATTCGCCGGGCAAACGGCCATATACGGCATAAGCACTATTGCCGGCCGCGTATTCAGTTTTTTCCTTACCCCTGTTTATACGGGGGCCTTCGTTCCGGGGGTATATGGGATTTTAACCACCTTATTTAGTTATGCTTCCATTTTAAATGCCGTAATGGCTTTTGGGATGGAAACTACCTTTTTCAGGTACCTTAACAAGTACGAGAATGACCGGAAAAGGGTGTACAATAACGCATTTGCCTCTGTATTTACCATCACCATCCTGTTTTTGCTGCTAACAATGCCTTTTATTGGGCATATTGCAAATTTTATAAATGTAAATAAAGGCACCTCCGCCAGCGATTATAAGATTTATATCGAGTTTTTTATTGGTGTATTAGTGCTCGATGCCTGGTGCGTAATTCCTTTCGCCAGGTTGCGTGCTGAGGGGAAACCCGGCAGGTACAGCCTGATCAAACTTATTAATATCCTTATCTTTATTATTTTAAACCTTATTTTTATCTGGGGTATTCCTTTCTGGATGGCACATCATCTGCCTGGCGCCGGCTTTTTAAGTAGCTGGTATATTAAGGGATGGGTGGGATATGTTTTCTTATCAAACCTGGTATCAAGCGCCGTTACTTTACTATTGCTGACTCCTGAATTTTTAAAGATCAGGTTTGATTTTGATGGTAAAATGCTAATCGAAATGTATGCCTACAGCTGGCCGGTATTGATCGCCAACCTGTCGTTCATCGTAAATGAAAATTTGGATAAAATATTATTGGGGAAGCTTTTACCGGTTAAAGACCTGCAGGATGTGGGGATTTACGGGGCCTGCGCTAAAATTTCGCTCTTCCTGAGCATTTTTATACAGGCATTCAGGCTTGGGGCCGAGCCATTTTTCTTCAGCCATGCCAAAAGCAAAAATTCAGGGCAAACCTATGCCCGTATAATGGATTATTTTGTAATAACCGTGTGCGTAATTTTTGTGGGCCTGGTGGCTAACATCGAAATTTTAAAATACTTTGTTCACGGGCACGATGCACGTCAAACCCATATCTACTGGAGCGGCCTTGGGGTAATTCCGCCGCTGGTTTTTGGTTATGTAAGTTTAGGCATTTACATGAACCTTTCGGTTTGGTATAAACTGTCCGATCAAACTAAATATGGCTTATATATATCAGGGGTGGGAGCCATACTAACCATTGTACTAAACGTTTTATTCATACCAAAATACAGCTATATGGCATCGGCCTGGGCATCGCTTGCCGCGTACGGTAGTATGATGGTGCTTTCATACATCTGGGGGCAAAAAAATTACCCCATCCCTTACGACCTGAAAAAGAACCTGGCCTATATTATTTCGTCAATTCTTATCGTTTACTTGTCGTTCTATGTTTTCAACCGCAATATATTTGTGGGAAATTCGCTTTTATTATTGTTTATTTTAACGGCACTTTATTTTGAGTATAAAAATTTAAAAGCTATATTTATTAAACGATGA
- a CDS encoding acylphosphatase: protein MKHLNITVKGRVQGVSYRAATKAVADQLGVKGFIRNEPGGDVFIEAEGDKLSLEMFLEWCHEGPEHANVNLVESHEGELKNYRNFEIVKKSL from the coding sequence ATGAAACACCTCAACATAACAGTAAAAGGGCGGGTACAGGGCGTATCGTACCGGGCGGCTACCAAAGCCGTTGCGGATCAGCTGGGGGTTAAAGGCTTTATCAGGAATGAACCGGGTGGCGACGTTTTTATTGAAGCAGAGGGAGATAAGCTTTCGCTCGAAATGTTTTTGGAGTGGTGCCATGAGGGCCCGGAACATGCAAATGTAAATCTTGTAGAAAGCCATGAAGGCGAATTAAAAAACTATCGTAATTTTGAGATCGTAAAAAAGAGTTTATAA